One Paramisgurnus dabryanus chromosome 10, PD_genome_1.1, whole genome shotgun sequence genomic region harbors:
- the rasgrf2a gene encoding ras-specific guanine nucleotide-releasing factor 2 isoform X3 produces the protein MQKSVRYNEGHVLFLSTIARKDGVKRGYLSKKASENSRWNEKYFALYQNVLFYFEHEQSARPSGIYLLEGCTCERVPAPKVSTIGKETADKQQHHFLVIFGHDGQKPLELRTEEDADCSEWVEAIQQASYSDLIIEREVLMQKYIHLVQILETEKVAANQLRTQLEDQDTEIERLKAEITVLNKAKERMLLYQSNQEEEDPDIKKIKKVQSFMRGWLCRRKWKTIVQDYICSPHAESMRKRNQIVFNMVEAETEYVLQLSILVNCFLRPLRMAASSKKPPISHDDVSSIFLNSETIMFLHEIFHQGLKARIANWPTLILADLFDILLPMLNIYQEFVRNHQYSLQVLANCKQNRDFDKLLKQYEANAACEGRMLETFLTYPMFQIPRYIITLHELLAHTPHEHVERKSLEFAKSKLEELSKMMHDEVSDTENIRKNLAIERMIVEGCDILLDTSQTFVRQGSLVQLPSIEKGKLSKVRLGSLSLRKESERQCFLFTKHFLICTRTSSGKLHLLKQGGTLSLIECGLIEEVDANDEDYNAAVQGFNHLEFKIVVEPADGPSFTVTLLAPSRQEKAAWTSDISQCIDNIHCNGLMTSVFEENSKVTVPHMINKTLNSCKVPQIRYASVERLLERLTDLRFLSIDFLNTFLHTYRIFTTAAVVMDKLADIYKKPFTSIPVRVQYHSSDRLSITSICPDYSLKITRLALDQSKSLELFFATNQGPWSGEHLNNKSPRLSRKFSSPPPVSVPSRTASPIQARKLSLSSAVGCRGGALDLSTATSSASGSPTSTYNPLISSPPPTCTKAPLDLSRGPSSPELASTTPDEGGDLPRIDAFCGKLRRSIRRAVLESVSLDKFIPETPVSSETGDLSPCRSPSTPRHLRCRQPAGQSPDNNRCSVSPASAFAIATAAAGHGSPQGQTTQIASDGSHDLLRPLVMIPLAATNRVLNVLRHWVSKHSQDFEMNAELTTAVISLLEEVLRDPDLLPQERKATANILNALSQDDQDDSQLKIEDIMQMSECPRNECFELLSAMEVAEQITLLDYIVFRNIPYEEFLGQGWMKMDKNERTPYIMKTSQHFNDMSNLVASEIMAHSDVGSRASSIEKWLAVADICRCLNNYNGVLEITSALNRSAIYRLKKTWAKVCKQTKALMDRLQKIVSSEGRFKNLRETLKNCNPPCVPYLGMYLTDLAFIEEGTPNFTEEGLVNFSKMRMISHIIREIRQFQQAPYRIELQPKVTQFLLDKTLVMDEDTLYDLSLKIEPRLPPTR, from the exons ATGCAGAAGAGCGTGCGCTATAACGAAGGGCACGTCCTCTTTCTGTCCACGATTGCGCGCAAAGACGGCGTGAAGCGCGGCTATTTGAGTAAGAAAGCGTCGGAAAACAGCCGCTGGAACGAGAAATACTTCGCGCTTTATCAGAATGTACTTTTCTACTTTGAGCACGAGCAGAGCGCGAGACCGTCAGGGATTTACCTGCTTGAAGGCTGCACCTGCGAGAGGGTTCCGGCTCCAAAGGTGTCAACCATCGGCAAAGAGACTGCAGATAAACAGCAG CATCATTTTCTGGTCATCTTCGGTCACGATGGACAGAAACCTCTGGAGCTGCGGACAGAAGAAGATGCAGACTGCAGTGAGTGGGTGGAGGCCATTCAGCAGGCCAG TTACTCCGATCTCATCATCGAGCGGGAAGTTCTCATGCAGAAGTACATTCATCTCGTGCAGATCCTGGAGACGGAGAAGGTGGCCGCCAATCAGCTGAGGACACAACTGGAAGATCAAGATACAGAGATCGAGAGGCTGAAGGCAGAG ATCACAGTTTTGAATAAAGCAAAGGAGAGGATGTTACTGTATCAGTCCAATCAAGAGGAGGAAGATCCGGACATCAAAAAAATCAAGAAG GTGCAAAGTTTCATGCGCGGTTGGCTCTGCCGGAGGAAGTGGAAGACCATCGTGCAGGACTATATCTGCTCGCCTCACGCCGAGAGCATGAGGAAGAGAAACCAGATCGTCTTTAACATGGTCGAAGCGGAGACAGAATATGTCCTTCAGCTGTCCATCCTGGTTAACTGTTTCCTGCGGCCGCTCCGGATGGCGGCCAGTTCCAAAAAACCTCCCATCAGCCACGACGATGTCAGCAGTATCTTCCTTAATAG CGAAACCATAATGTTTCTTCATGAGATATTCCATCAGGGCCTGAAGGCGCGTATAGCCAACTGGCCGACGTTAATTTTAG CTGATCTGTTTGACATCCTGCTGCCAATGCTGAACATTTACCAGGAGTTTGTGCGAAACCATCAGTACAGCCTGCAGGTTTTGGCAAACTGCAAACAGAACCGAGACTTTGATAAACTTCTGAAGCAGTATGAAGCCAACGCTGCCTGTGAGGGCAGAATGCTGGAAACTTTCCTTACATACCCAATGTTTCAG ATTCCTCGCTATATCATCACTCTGCACGAGCTGCTCGCACACACACCTCATGAACATGTGGAGCGCAAGAGTCTGGAATTCGCCAAATCCAAACTTGAGGAACTATCCAA AATGATGCACGATGAAGTGAGTGACACCGAAAACATCCGGAAAAATCTTGCGATTGAGCGAATGATCGTGGAGGGCTGTGACATTCTGCTCGACACCAGTCAGACGTTTGTACGACAAG GTTCTCTGGTTCAGCTTCCCTCCATTGAGAAAGGTAAACTGAGTAAAGTGCGTTTGGGTTCACTGTCTCTGAGAAAGGAGAGCGAACGGCAGTGTTTCCTGTTTACTAAACACTTCCTCATCTGCACCCGGACCTCCAGTGGAAAACTGCACCTGCTCAAA CAAGGAGGCACGTTGTCTCTTATCGAGTGTGGACTGATCGAGGAGGTGGACGCCAATGATGAAGACT ATAATGCTGCCGTTCAGGGATTTAACCATCTGGAGTTTAAAATCGTGGTTGAGCCGGCTGATGGTCCATCATTTACAGTCACTCTGCTGGCACCGTCTCGACAGGAGAAAGCTGCGTGGACCAGTGACATCAGCCAG TGCATTGACAACATTCACTGTAATGGCCTAATGACCAGCGTGTTTGAGGAAAACTCTAAAGTCACTGTGCCTCACATGATCAA CAAAACGTTAAACTCGTGCAAGGTCCCACAGATCCGTTATGCCAGCGTGGAGAGACTTCTGGAACGACTGACAGACCTGCGCTTCCTTTCCATCGACTTCCTCAACACCTTCCTGCACACGTATCGAATCTTTACCACTGCTGCCGTGGTGATGGACAAACTGGCCGACATCTACAAGAAACCTTTCACGTCTATACCCGTCAG GGTTCAGTATCATTCATCTGACCGTTTGTCCATCACCTCCATCTGTCCAGACTACAGTCTGAAGATCACAAGACTCGCGCTGGATCAGTCCAA GTCCCTTGAACTTTTCTTCGCCACAAACCAGGGCCCATGGAGTGGAGAGCACCTAAACAACAAATCCCCGCGGCTGTCACGCAAGTTCTCGTCTCCTCCGCCCGTATCTGTCCCGTCCCGTACGGCTTCCCCAATCCAAGCCCGCAAACTTTCCCTCAGTTCTGCTGTGGGCTGTAGGGGTGGAGCCCTGGACCTGTCGACGGCCACGTCCTCCGCATCCGGCAGCCCGACGTCCACCTATAACCCCCTCATCTCCTCCCCCCCTCCCACCTGTACCAAGGCCCCTCTGGACCTCAGCCGGGGTCCCAGTTCTCCCGAGCTCGCATCCACCACTCCGGACGAGGGCGGGGACCTGCCACGTATAGACGCCTTCTGCGGGAAGCTGCGGAGGAGTATTCGTAGAG CTGTTCTGGAGTCAGTGTCATTGGACAAGTTCATTCCCGAGACGCCCGTGTCGAGTGAGACTGGAGATCTGTCACCCTGCCGATCTCCATCCACACCACGACACCTGCGCTGCAGACAGCCAGCAG GTCAGTCTCCTGATAACAACCGCTGTTCCGTCTCTCCGGCCTCCGCGTTCGCCATCGCCACAGCCGCGGCTGGACACGGCAGCCCGCAAGGTCAGACGACACAGATCGCTTCAGACGGCTCACACGATCTCCTACGGCCTTTGGTTATGATCCCGCT GGCTGCCACCAACAGGGTTCTCAATGTCCTGCGCCATTGGGTTTCCAAGCACTCGCAG gATTTTGAGATGAATGCAGAGTTGACGACGGCTGTGATCTCTCTCCTGGAGGAGGTGCTCAGAGATCCTGATCTACTTCCACAGGAACGGAAAGCCACGGCAAACATACTAAA CGCTCTTTCTCAGGATGATCAGGACGACTCGCAGCTGAAGATTGAAGACATCATGCAGATG tCGGAGTGTCCGAGGAATGAATGCTTTGAGTTGCTCTCAGCTATGGAGGTTGCTGAACAGATCACACTGTTGGATTATATAGTTTTCCGGAATATTCCATATGA AGAGTTTCTGGGTCAGGGCTGGATGAAGATGGACAAAAATGAAAGAACGCCATACATTATGAAGACAAGTCAACACTTCAacgat ATGAGCAACCTGGTGGCGTCTGAGATTATGGCTCATTCCGATGTTGGATCCAGGGCCAGCTCGATTGAGAAATGGCTCGCCGTCGCAGACATTTGCCGCTGTCTCAACAACTACAACGGTGTCCTGGAGATCACATCAGCCCTGAACCGCAGCGCTATCTACAGGttaaagaaaacatgggccaaGGTCTGCAAACAG ACTAAAGCGCTTATGGACAGACTGCAGAAAATCGTATCATCCGAAGGAAGATTTAAGAACCTGAGAGAAACGCTGAAaaa TTGTAACCCTCCGTGTGTGCCCTATCTGGGTATGTACCTGACTGATTTGGCATTTATTGAGGAAGGAACGCCCAACTTCACAGAGGAGGGTCTCGTCAACTTCTCTAAAATGAGAATG ATTTCACACATAATTAGAGAAATCCGACAGTTTCAACAAGCCCCCTACAGGATTGAGCTTCAACCCAAG GTTACTCAGTTCCTACTTGACAAGACTCTTGTAATGGATGAAGACACACTGTATGATTTATCTCTAAAGATTGAGCCACGTCTCCCCCCTACACGCTAA